One genomic region from Curtobacterium sp. 9128 encodes:
- a CDS encoding LacI family DNA-binding transcriptional regulator, protein MPAPHARVTQRMIADIAGVSQSTVSLVLNGKADETRRIPAATRDRVLDVIRETTYVANPVARSLVGATNDLIGVFTYEPAFPNRSSDFYTPLLTGIESAAEHVRADLLVFTSTPVVNGRRRLFHESNRLRLADGCILLGREMDADELERLLDTDYPFVAIGRRDAAGGRVPYIGVDYAAATRALVQRALDLGHARFGLLRLPLGAESSRDRRAGIVDALSGAGLDTADALVETTVTDHRTVADAWEAIRASRPTVVLVEDPDDGEELLELLADDVPARVSVVVLGEHTRHRDRGTDVTRLSAPRTELGARAVAALTERIAAVQRGDAPDPVQELLACTLVAGTTLGPPPR, encoded by the coding sequence ATGCCAGCACCCCACGCACGCGTCACACAGCGCATGATCGCCGACATCGCCGGCGTGAGTCAGTCCACCGTGTCGCTCGTGCTGAACGGCAAGGCGGACGAGACCCGTCGGATCCCGGCGGCGACCCGGGACCGCGTGCTCGACGTCATCCGCGAGACCACCTACGTCGCGAACCCGGTCGCGCGGAGCCTCGTCGGCGCGACGAACGACCTCATCGGCGTCTTCACGTACGAGCCGGCGTTCCCGAACCGCTCGTCGGACTTCTACACGCCGCTGCTCACCGGCATCGAGAGCGCCGCGGAACACGTCAGGGCCGACCTGCTCGTGTTCACGAGCACCCCCGTCGTGAACGGCAGGCGGCGGCTGTTCCACGAGTCGAACCGCCTGCGGCTCGCGGACGGCTGCATCCTGCTCGGCCGCGAGATGGACGCCGACGAGCTCGAACGGCTGCTGGACACGGACTACCCGTTCGTGGCCATCGGCCGTCGCGACGCCGCCGGTGGCCGGGTGCCCTACATCGGTGTCGACTACGCGGCCGCGACGCGGGCGCTCGTCCAGCGTGCGCTCGACCTCGGGCACGCCCGGTTCGGCCTGCTGCGCCTGCCACTCGGTGCCGAGTCGTCCCGTGACCGGCGTGCCGGCATCGTCGACGCCCTCTCCGGAGCCGGGCTCGACACGGCGGACGCCCTGGTGGAGACCACGGTGACCGACCACCGGACGGTGGCCGACGCGTGGGAGGCGATCAGGGCCTCCCGTCCGACCGTCGTCCTCGTCGAGGACCCGGATGACGGCGAGGAGCTGCTCGAACTGCTCGCCGACGACGTCCCTGCCAGGGTGTCGGTCGTCGTGCTCGGTGAGCACACCCGTCACCGCGACCGCGGGACGGACGTCACGCGGCTCAGCGCGCCGCGGACCGAACTCGGCGCCCGCGCCGTCGCCGCGCTCACCGAGCGCATCGCCGCCGTCCAACGCGGCGATGCCCCGGATCCGGTGCAGGAGCTCCTCGCCTGCACACTCGTCGCCGGCACCACACTCGGCCCGCCGCCGCGCTGA
- a CDS encoding DUF979 domain-containing protein, with amino-acid sequence MITSEWLYWLIGAFFIAVAVLIVTDTTHAKRLGNAGFWGILGLSFFYGTFVTAKTAPAWVLGAAVLVMVALAGLGFTGTTARGGRPSRTRVATVPGAGAGAETGPAEPTGVTVRPSSATGVLATTSPAERATLAARYGNRLFVPALVVPVVAVLVATLGPLVSIGGKPLLAEGSATLTGLGIGSVLAVVVAVFILRPPKVATPLREGGRLLQAIGWAALLPQMLSTLGIVFTQAGVGDAVGTIIKTILPGGSLIAAVVVYCLGMALFTIIMGNAFAAFPIMTAAIGWPVLVQGFDGNPAAIFAIGMLAGFCGTLVTPMAANFNLVPAALLEMRDKYGPIKAQIPTAAILLVVNMGVMYLVAF; translated from the coding sequence GTGATCACCAGCGAATGGCTCTACTGGCTCATCGGGGCGTTCTTCATCGCCGTCGCGGTCCTCATCGTGACGGACACCACGCACGCCAAGCGTCTCGGCAACGCCGGCTTCTGGGGGATCCTCGGCCTGTCCTTCTTCTACGGCACGTTCGTCACGGCGAAGACGGCCCCGGCGTGGGTGCTGGGGGCCGCGGTCCTCGTGATGGTCGCGCTCGCCGGGCTCGGCTTCACCGGCACGACGGCACGGGGCGGCCGGCCGAGCCGCACCCGGGTCGCGACCGTTCCCGGAGCGGGCGCGGGGGCGGAGACGGGGCCCGCGGAACCCACCGGCGTGACCGTTCGTCCGAGCAGTGCGACGGGCGTGCTCGCGACGACCAGCCCCGCGGAACGCGCGACCCTCGCCGCGCGGTACGGCAACCGGCTCTTCGTGCCGGCGCTGGTCGTGCCGGTCGTGGCGGTGCTCGTCGCGACGCTCGGCCCCCTCGTGTCGATCGGTGGCAAGCCGCTCCTCGCCGAGGGCAGCGCGACCCTGACCGGACTCGGCATCGGGTCGGTGCTCGCGGTCGTCGTCGCGGTGTTCATCCTGCGGCCGCCGAAGGTCGCGACGCCGTTGCGCGAGGGCGGCCGCCTGCTGCAGGCCATCGGCTGGGCAGCGCTCTTGCCGCAGATGCTCTCCACGCTCGGCATCGTCTTCACCCAGGCCGGGGTCGGCGACGCCGTCGGGACGATCATCAAGACGATCCTGCCCGGCGGCTCCCTGATCGCCGCGGTGGTGGTCTACTGCCTCGGCATGGCGCTGTTCACGATCATCATGGGCAACGCGTTCGCCGCCTTCCCGATCATGACCGCCGCGATCGGCTGGCCGGTGCTCGTCCAGGGCTTCGACGGCAACCCGGCCGCGATCTTCGCGATCGGCATGCTCGCCGGCTTCTGCGGCACCCTCGTCACCCCGATGGCCGCGAACTTCAACCTCGTCCCCGCTGCCCTGCTCGAGATGCGGGACAAGTACGGGCCGATCAAGGCGCAGATCCCGACCGCCGCCATCCTGCTCGTCGTCAACATGGGAGTCATGTACCTTGTCGCATTCTGA
- a CDS encoding DUF969 domain-containing protein: MFVLIGVAVVIVGFALRVNALLVVTVAGIVTAAIGGIGPVGILDAFGNGFASSRSVTTFALVLPVIGLIERYGLQDQAKRLIAKLDKLTTGRILAGYLAVRQITAAVGLTSIGGPAQTVRPLVHPMAEGAATKKYGRIDERMREKIKGYSASSDTVGVFFGEDVFVAVGSILLITTFVDATYGLSLEPIDLALWAIPTGIAALLVHGTRLLLFDRKLDRMAADMRNSDTSASIGATA; the protein is encoded by the coding sequence ATGTTCGTCCTCATCGGCGTCGCCGTCGTCATCGTCGGGTTCGCGTTGCGTGTCAACGCGCTGCTCGTCGTGACCGTCGCGGGCATCGTCACCGCGGCCATCGGCGGGATCGGTCCCGTCGGCATCCTCGACGCGTTCGGCAACGGGTTCGCCTCCAGCCGGTCCGTCACCACCTTCGCGTTGGTCCTGCCGGTGATCGGCCTGATCGAGCGCTACGGCCTGCAGGACCAGGCCAAGCGACTCATCGCGAAGCTCGACAAGCTCACGACCGGCAGGATCCTGGCGGGCTACCTGGCGGTCCGGCAGATCACCGCGGCCGTCGGCCTGACGAGCATCGGCGGTCCGGCACAGACCGTCCGTCCGCTCGTGCACCCGATGGCAGAAGGCGCGGCGACGAAGAAGTACGGCCGGATCGACGAGCGGATGCGCGAGAAGATCAAGGGCTACTCGGCGTCGTCGGACACCGTGGGGGTGTTCTTCGGCGAGGACGTCTTCGTCGCGGTCGGCTCCATCCTGCTCATCACGACCTTCGTCGACGCGACGTACGGGCTGTCGCTCGAGCCGATCGACCTGGCGCTGTGGGCGATCCCGACGGGCATCGCCGCGCTCTTGGTGCACGGCACACGGCTGCTGCTGTTCGACCGGAAGCTCGACCGGATGGCCGCGGACATGCGGAACTCGGACACCTCGGCGAGCATCGGAGCGACCGCGTGA
- a CDS encoding DUF2891 family protein has translation MSHSDLARAAWADRFAAVAVENTTREYPYAAHHTTSGPDDRALPVELHPAFATSYDWHSSVHMHWLAARLVAFGLPTGLEARLTSVLQAHLSADHLATEAAYLRGTPHYERPYGWAWLMRLAAEVTASEVLAIRSLAPGFVPLVDVVEELVTNWVDGAAHPVRHGVHANSAFGLLLVLEAARSLGRDELAATCERAARQWFGDDAGWPFAWERSGHDFLSAGLAEADLMRAVLPAAEFARWARAFLSEVQPGDAILSSTTVRDENDPQQVHLFGLDLSRAGSARRIADALGDGEPLAAVLDDAADRLLASGLAASVGEEYYSTHWLASFAWDAMEAREHAAR, from the coding sequence TTGTCGCATTCTGATCTGGCCCGCGCCGCCTGGGCCGACCGCTTCGCGGCCGTCGCCGTGGAGAACACCACCCGCGAGTACCCTTACGCGGCGCACCACACGACGTCCGGTCCGGACGACCGGGCGCTCCCCGTCGAGCTGCACCCCGCGTTCGCCACGTCCTACGACTGGCACTCCTCGGTGCACATGCACTGGCTCGCAGCGCGCCTGGTCGCGTTCGGTCTGCCGACCGGACTGGAGGCACGGCTCACCTCCGTCCTGCAGGCCCACCTCAGCGCGGATCACCTCGCGACGGAAGCGGCGTACCTCCGCGGGACGCCGCACTACGAGCGCCCGTACGGATGGGCCTGGCTGATGCGGCTCGCCGCCGAGGTCACCGCATCAGAGGTCCTGGCGATCCGGTCCCTCGCGCCCGGGTTCGTCCCGCTGGTCGACGTCGTCGAGGAGCTCGTCACGAACTGGGTCGACGGTGCCGCCCACCCGGTGCGACACGGCGTGCACGCGAACTCCGCGTTCGGGCTGCTGCTCGTGCTCGAGGCGGCACGGTCCCTCGGGCGCGACGAACTCGCGGCGACGTGCGAGCGCGCTGCGCGGCAGTGGTTCGGCGACGACGCCGGGTGGCCGTTCGCCTGGGAACGCAGCGGGCACGACTTCCTGTCCGCGGGCCTGGCCGAGGCGGACCTCATGCGCGCGGTGCTGCCGGCGGCGGAGTTCGCGCGCTGGGCCCGTGCCTTCCTGTCCGAGGTGCAGCCGGGCGACGCGATCCTCAGCTCGACCACCGTCCGCGACGAGAACGACCCGCAGCAGGTGCACCTGTTCGGGCTCGACCTGTCGCGTGCCGGATCGGCCCGTCGCATCGCAGACGCGTTGGGTGACGGCGAGCCGCTCGCCGCGGTGCTCGACGACGCGGCGGATCGGCTCCTCGCGTCGGGGTTGGCCGCAAGCGTCGGCGAGGAGTACTACTCGACGCACTGGCTCGCGAGCTTCGCCTGGGACGCGATGGAAGCGCGGGAGCACGCCGCCCGCTGA
- a CDS encoding FAD-dependent oxidoreductase, which produces MPGTTPTPPPTVDATTDAVTTDVVVIGGGLGGVAAALAVCRAGRRAVLTEETDWLGGQLTSQAVPPDEHPWVEQFGVTRSYRALRDGIRDHYRRAYPLRAEAAALADLNPGAGRVSKLCHEPRVALAVIEEMLQPYRTAGLLTVMLDHRPVAATADGDRVTSVTVERTDGRRTELRGAFVLDATETGDVLPLAGVEHVVGAESRDEHGEPHAPEVADPANQQGITFCFAVSHHEGEDHTIERPEMYDFWRSYQPDFWPAPLIGFLAPDPRTLEAHPRTFEPNPDTDPLAVSADQSADAGDKELWGFRRIVARKLFVDGAFESDICLVNWPLNDYWLKPVIGTSGDAEADAETTRQALYEARQLSLSVLYWLQTEAPRPDGGAGFPGLRLRGDVTGSEDGLAKAAYIRESRRIRAVTTIVEQDVSAEVVGVTGRTRYRDSVGVGSYRLDLHPSTGGDNYVDIASVPFEIPLGALVPQRVTNLLPAGKDIGTTHITNGCYRLHPVEWNVGEVAGALAAHCIATDSTPQAVQADDDRFAAFAAGLDRDGVERRWPAVQGY; this is translated from the coding sequence ATGCCCGGAACCACCCCAACACCGCCGCCGACCGTCGACGCCACCACGGACGCCGTCACGACCGACGTCGTCGTCATCGGCGGCGGCCTCGGCGGCGTCGCTGCCGCGCTCGCCGTCTGCCGAGCGGGTCGACGCGCCGTCCTCACCGAGGAGACGGACTGGCTCGGCGGTCAGCTGACCAGCCAGGCCGTACCGCCGGACGAGCACCCGTGGGTCGAGCAGTTCGGCGTCACCCGGAGCTACCGTGCCCTGCGCGACGGCATCCGCGACCACTACCGCCGGGCGTACCCGCTCCGCGCCGAGGCAGCCGCGCTCGCCGACCTGAACCCCGGTGCCGGCCGCGTGAGCAAGCTCTGCCACGAGCCGCGCGTCGCGCTCGCGGTGATCGAGGAGATGCTCCAGCCGTACCGCACCGCCGGACTCCTGACGGTCATGCTCGACCACCGCCCCGTCGCCGCGACGGCCGACGGGGACCGCGTCACGAGCGTCACCGTCGAACGGACGGACGGTCGCCGGACCGAGCTCCGTGGCGCGTTCGTCCTCGACGCGACCGAGACCGGCGACGTCCTGCCGCTCGCCGGCGTCGAGCACGTCGTCGGCGCCGAGTCGCGCGACGAGCACGGCGAGCCGCACGCACCGGAGGTCGCCGACCCCGCGAACCAGCAGGGCATCACGTTCTGCTTCGCCGTCTCGCACCACGAGGGCGAGGACCACACCATCGAGCGCCCCGAGATGTACGACTTCTGGCGCTCGTACCAGCCGGACTTCTGGCCGGCGCCGCTCATCGGGTTCCTCGCACCGGACCCGCGCACGCTCGAGGCACACCCGCGCACCTTCGAGCCGAACCCCGACACCGACCCCCTCGCCGTCAGCGCCGACCAGAGTGCCGACGCCGGCGACAAGGAGCTGTGGGGCTTCCGGCGGATCGTCGCGCGGAAGCTGTTCGTGGACGGGGCGTTCGAGTCCGACATCTGCCTCGTCAACTGGCCGCTCAACGACTACTGGCTGAAGCCCGTGATCGGGACCTCCGGTGACGCCGAGGCCGACGCGGAGACCACCAGGCAGGCGCTGTACGAAGCACGACAGCTCTCGCTCTCCGTCCTGTACTGGCTGCAGACCGAGGCACCCCGGCCCGATGGCGGAGCAGGCTTCCCCGGTCTCCGACTGCGCGGCGACGTCACCGGCAGCGAGGACGGTCTCGCCAAGGCCGCCTACATCCGCGAGTCCCGCCGGATCCGTGCGGTGACCACGATCGTCGAGCAGGACGTCTCCGCCGAGGTCGTCGGCGTGACCGGCCGGACGCGCTACCGCGACTCGGTCGGCGTCGGGAGCTACCGGCTCGACCTGCACCCGTCCACCGGCGGCGACAACTACGTCGACATCGCGAGCGTCCCGTTCGAGATCCCGCTCGGTGCCCTCGTCCCGCAGCGTGTGACGAACCTGTTGCCTGCCGGCAAGGACATCGGCACCACCCACATCACCAACGGCTGCTACCGGCTGCACCCCGTCGAGTGGAACGTCGGTGAGGTCGCCGGCGCACTCGCGGCCCACTGCATCGCGACCGACTCCACCCCCCAGGCCGTCCAGGCCGACGACGACCGCTTCGCCGCATTCGCCGCCGGTCTCGACCGCGACGGCGTCGAGCGGCGCTGGCCAGCGGTCCAGGGCTACTGA
- a CDS encoding LppP/LprE family lipoprotein has translation MRTIRIGLSLLAATATLAALSACSGTGTPTASPTATSTADATTTTATQHATPPTSPSSSATAQGSCGTESAATAVQQAVATLPRPVPNLPDATWDASHADTSGYDSCAALAWSVVSVADGTPSSPNAILLFHDGKYLGTATKVQYPFEPTVTRKSDTSIAVTYRYAKQTDANANPSGTADATFTWDTAAGKVEMAGAVPPASS, from the coding sequence ATGCGCACCATCCGGATCGGTCTCAGTCTCCTCGCCGCCACCGCAACCCTGGCGGCACTCTCCGCCTGCTCGGGCACCGGCACCCCGACAGCGTCCCCGACCGCCACGTCGACCGCCGACGCCACGACCACGACCGCCACGCAGCACGCGACTCCCCCGACGTCCCCGTCGTCGTCGGCAACAGCACAGGGGTCGTGCGGCACCGAGTCCGCTGCGACGGCCGTGCAGCAGGCGGTCGCGACCCTGCCCCGCCCGGTCCCGAACCTGCCGGACGCAACGTGGGACGCATCCCACGCGGACACATCCGGGTACGACTCGTGCGCCGCGCTCGCGTGGTCCGTCGTCTCGGTGGCCGACGGGACGCCGAGCTCCCCGAACGCCATCCTGCTGTTCCACGACGGCAAGTACCTCGGCACCGCCACCAAGGTGCAGTACCCGTTCGAGCCGACGGTCACCCGGAAGTCCGACACCTCGATCGCGGTCACCTACCGGTATGCGAAGCAGACCGACGCGAACGCGAACCCGTCGGGCACCGCGGACGCCACCTTCACGTGGGACACCGCCGCCGGCAAGGTCGAGATGGCGGGTGCGGTTCCTCCGGCGTCGTCCTGA
- a CDS encoding polysaccharide lyase 8 family protein: MPARSTSFGLSRRSLIVGASAVAALATADTVVGPWRAAAAAPTDFARYRSQWLGTLIADYDASDPVLVAYVQDTATAANVFWHGATPLDTSANRTTLWADLASPTTSSTVTSTANRLRQLALALRSPGSSLSGNSALRADLVSALDWFLAHKYDATSYYDNWWDWQIGTPLALNDFVVLMYDDLSAAQISTAMAAIEHYEPDPKVTGGATSTGANRNWACAVTMLRGAISGDQAVIDGARHDLETIFPYATSGDGMYTDGGFVQHVTYAYTAGYGLSLLQVLSSMMVASLSTPWAFSTAQVAEVFDWTQDNFAPWVYGGGFMDMNHGRGISRFYETDRRQGRLVLGVLLQLAAVFPTTGAQQLRSQVKGWLTAYDSYTFAGSTPGERQPGFFTYDPVPIQQVLLTSVVLGRALMADTAVPVGDESTRTVVATSMARAVHRRPGFAMGFAMETTAIKPYECANGENRMGWYQGEGAVYLYLPNQLGHWANEWWPTADKTRIPGTTVVQKTPTVGVGVRSTVANTWAGGAVLDGDAAIGMGLSFKTQPLRARKSWFCIGDAVVCLGAGITSSDGNVVQTIVEQRNVGPSGRTAPIIDGATFDTVRSTPTAFAPKWAYIPSTCGYLFPQDGTTVQVVREDRAGKWTDMDDRGTYEDGTTYSRRFIGFWIDHGTDPTDAQYAYIQLPGATQAQVAGAAATMADVTIAANTDDVQAVTRKTGAATSTDHVTMANFWKATTPPKAAGIQVDQRASVVLSRQGDQLSVAVSDPTQRVTGEVVVTLDSAVLERDPADPGDTEVRVVSTSPRLQIAVPVGGAAGRSFVARFRTS, translated from the coding sequence ATGCCTGCACGATCCACCTCGTTCGGTCTCTCCCGCCGGTCCCTGATCGTCGGTGCCTCTGCCGTCGCCGCACTCGCGACCGCCGACACCGTCGTGGGCCCCTGGCGAGCAGCGGCCGCAGCTCCCACGGACTTCGCGCGGTACCGGTCGCAGTGGCTGGGCACGCTGATCGCGGACTACGACGCATCCGACCCCGTCCTGGTCGCCTACGTGCAGGACACCGCCACGGCAGCGAACGTGTTCTGGCACGGCGCGACGCCGCTCGACACCTCGGCGAACCGCACGACGCTCTGGGCCGACCTGGCGAGCCCCACCACCTCGTCGACCGTGACGAGCACCGCCAACCGACTGCGGCAGCTCGCACTGGCGCTGCGCTCCCCCGGCTCGAGCCTGTCCGGCAACAGCGCCCTGCGCGCCGACCTCGTCTCGGCGCTGGACTGGTTCCTCGCGCACAAGTACGACGCGACGTCGTACTACGACAACTGGTGGGACTGGCAGATCGGGACCCCACTGGCGCTGAACGACTTCGTCGTGCTCATGTACGACGACCTGTCCGCCGCGCAGATCAGCACGGCGATGGCCGCGATCGAGCACTACGAACCCGACCCGAAGGTCACCGGCGGCGCGACCTCGACGGGCGCGAACCGCAACTGGGCCTGCGCGGTGACGATGCTGCGCGGTGCGATCAGCGGCGACCAGGCGGTCATCGACGGTGCACGCCACGACCTCGAGACGATCTTCCCGTACGCGACGTCGGGCGACGGCATGTACACGGACGGCGGGTTCGTCCAGCACGTGACGTACGCGTACACCGCGGGGTACGGCCTGTCCCTCCTGCAGGTCCTCAGTTCGATGATGGTCGCGTCGCTCAGCACCCCGTGGGCGTTCTCGACCGCGCAGGTCGCCGAGGTGTTCGACTGGACGCAGGACAACTTCGCCCCGTGGGTCTACGGCGGCGGCTTCATGGACATGAACCACGGTCGCGGGATCTCCCGGTTCTACGAGACCGACCGCCGGCAGGGCAGGCTCGTTCTCGGCGTCCTGCTCCAGCTCGCCGCCGTGTTCCCCACGACGGGAGCACAGCAGCTCCGGTCCCAGGTCAAGGGGTGGCTCACCGCCTACGACTCGTACACGTTCGCCGGGAGCACGCCGGGGGAACGCCAGCCGGGGTTCTTCACGTACGACCCCGTCCCCATCCAGCAGGTCCTGCTCACGTCGGTGGTCCTCGGGCGCGCGCTGATGGCCGACACGGCTGTGCCGGTCGGCGACGAGTCGACCAGGACCGTCGTCGCGACCTCGATGGCACGAGCGGTGCACCGCCGACCGGGGTTCGCGATGGGGTTCGCGATGGAGACCACCGCGATCAAGCCGTACGAGTGCGCCAACGGCGAGAACCGGATGGGCTGGTACCAGGGCGAGGGAGCGGTCTACCTGTACCTGCCGAACCAGCTCGGGCACTGGGCGAACGAGTGGTGGCCCACCGCGGACAAGACCCGCATCCCCGGGACGACCGTCGTCCAGAAGACCCCGACCGTCGGCGTCGGCGTCCGCTCCACCGTCGCGAACACCTGGGCCGGCGGCGCGGTGCTCGACGGCGACGCGGCGATCGGGATGGGCCTGTCGTTCAAGACACAGCCGCTCCGTGCGCGGAAGTCGTGGTTCTGCATCGGCGACGCGGTCGTCTGCCTCGGCGCGGGGATCACGAGCAGCGACGGCAACGTCGTCCAGACGATCGTCGAACAGCGCAACGTCGGACCGTCCGGCCGCACCGCGCCGATCATCGACGGCGCGACCTTCGACACCGTCCGGAGCACCCCGACCGCGTTCGCACCGAAGTGGGCGTACATCCCGAGCACCTGCGGGTACCTCTTCCCGCAGGATGGCACCACGGTGCAGGTCGTGCGTGAGGACCGCGCCGGCAAGTGGACGGACATGGACGACCGTGGCACGTACGAGGACGGCACGACGTACTCGCGGCGGTTCATCGGGTTCTGGATCGACCACGGCACCGACCCGACCGACGCCCAGTACGCGTACATCCAGCTCCCCGGCGCGACCCAGGCGCAGGTCGCCGGGGCCGCAGCCACGATGGCCGACGTGACCATCGCCGCGAACACCGACGACGTGCAGGCCGTCACCAGGAAGACCGGCGCGGCCACGAGCACCGACCACGTCACGATGGCGAACTTCTGGAAGGCCACCACGCCACCGAAGGCCGCCGGCATCCAGGTCGACCAGCGGGCGTCCGTGGTGCTCAGCCGACAGGGCGACCAGCTGTCCGTCGCCGTCAGCGACCCGACCCAGCGCGTCACCGGCGAGGTCGTCGTCACGCTCGACAGCGCCGTGCTCGAGCGCGACCCGGCGGATCCGGGCGACACCGAGGTCCGCGTGGTCTCGACGAGCCCGCGGCTGCAGATCGCGGTCCCGGTCGGCGGCGCAGCAGGGAGGTCGTTCGTGGCCCGGTTCCGGACCTCCTGA
- a CDS encoding GntR family transcriptional regulator produces MTRTVGTAESVADRLRSAISAGDFSPGAQLSEERLSEQLGVSRNTLREAFRLLARDRLVEHVFNRGVFVRRLSADDVADLYAARRVLEDAAVRAIPPDSPALASAADAVDAAHAAAAAGNWRAVGTADIAFHSALVRAVPSTRVHALMDSLLAEMRLAFLTTDDPASFHAGFVERNAAIVAALRAGDTSTASALLTDYLDDAERTLRTAAGTDVTVRTGATR; encoded by the coding sequence ATGACCCGAACCGTCGGCACCGCTGAGTCCGTCGCCGACCGGCTCCGTTCCGCCATCTCAGCCGGGGACTTCTCCCCAGGCGCGCAGCTGTCCGAGGAACGGCTGAGCGAGCAGCTCGGGGTCTCACGGAACACCCTGCGCGAGGCGTTCCGGCTCCTCGCGAGGGATCGTCTCGTGGAGCACGTGTTCAACCGTGGGGTGTTCGTCCGCCGGCTCTCCGCGGACGACGTCGCCGACCTCTACGCCGCCCGACGGGTGCTCGAGGACGCGGCGGTCCGCGCGATCCCGCCGGACTCCCCCGCGCTGGCGTCCGCCGCTGACGCCGTCGACGCCGCACACGCAGCAGCAGCCGCCGGGAACTGGCGCGCCGTCGGCACCGCGGACATCGCGTTCCACTCGGCGCTCGTCCGGGCCGTGCCGAGCACCCGGGTCCACGCACTCATGGACTCGTTGCTCGCGGAGATGCGGCTGGCGTTCCTCACGACGGACGACCCCGCGTCGTTCCACGCCGGGTTCGTGGAGCGGAACGCCGCGATCGTCGCGGCGCTGCGCGCCGGGGACACCTCGACTGCGTCAGCGCTGCTGACCGACTACCTCGACGACGCGGAGCGGACGCTCCGGACGGCCGCGGGTACAGACGTCACCGTGCGGACGGGAGCCACTCGCTGA